The sequence tttttgggagaaaaagATAAGAGTGAGAAAAGCTTACTAAAGTTGCGACCCCATGACCAGCTAATGCTCCTCCAATGACTCCAAGAGGTGAAGAGGCAGCAGCAAGTGCTGcataaaagtagaaaaaatatTGTCATATTGAATAATGTTCACTATTACATAATCAGCTTTAAGACTTGTACCAGTACAATATACAATGGGGGACCCATTTGTCATCAGCAAATTGGCcctcatcaaattttttaatttattatgtgaAGAGGTAGATAATTTTGGACTCTAATCCAAATTTCATACATTTTAACGtcaccttttcctttttctttctttctttttttttttttttttaagcagtgagaaatagaaaaaaaataaaaaataaaaaataaaaaagctgttAATGTATACCAGAAAGAATATAATGCAGAAACAATTAGAAACAAAACAGatgacagaaaataaaaaatggaggcTTTAAAATTCTATAGGAATACGTTTCATAAAATTCCAATTTGCTTTGTTATTGTATCCGGAAAGTAATATCCTATATAATTGTGTATATTTCCACCTCAGTATGTGAAAAAATTTGACAGTACCCCCCGTTCTACTTGGAAATtggctttttgtattttttttgatgattttatttttatacaattttaagaaaatgacaaaatcTTTATTCTAAACGCATAAGAAATTTGACAATGAAGCAGACAGATCATCCTACTTCAATAAGATgcaaaatcataaaaaacaacTCCACATGCTGTGTCATTAtctataacaaatatatatatatatatatatatatatttgagttaAATATTCAAAGTCACACTCTCATGAAATCTAAAAGGCAACCTCAGCCACCTAGGAAAGGATTACCTCTAAACTGTATACTTTTGACATGTAAAGCatgcaataaaaaattatcttttaatcaaacagaaagaaaaaaacctttAGAACTAACCTTATCCTTCTGAAGTTTTAAGATGCTAAAATTTTGACCCTTGAAACTCACCTATTGTGGAGAAAAATGATTTATCACCCCACTCTGCAACAAAAACTAGGATGAAAGTGCTAATGACAGTGTTAGCAGCAGCTAATATTCCAGCGCCGTTCCCTGAAAATTCCGAAACTGCTAACTCTGCCTGATCcaaaatgcaaaaaatgaaAGTTAAAATAATTCTTATGGCAGCagaagatttgaaaaaaaaaagaaaaaaaaaaaagaaaaagctaagaatcttaaaaagaaagaaaagcagtGTTGCTTAAGTATTACCTCCTTTTGTTCCTCATCTGCTTTTACACTATCACTTGAGGTGGCATCAAGCAATGTTGAAACCCCAAAATAAACCTGAAGTTAATTACATTCAACAATAAAAACATTGCTTATTTTATCTATGAAAAGAATGGCTAgtatcaattatatatgtttttgtcaTTGCATACAAAATGAATATGCATGTGTCTCAGCAAGCTATAGTTTTTTAGTTTCAAATTAAAAGCTAAAATTACCAACAGTAAAACTGCAGCAATATCATCGATAGGTAAATCAGTCTCGCCGAACCTGTGGCCATTAGAATATATTAGAACcattaacaaattataatatcatttcaaacaaaaatttggaTCAGTAAATCCAAGTAGTTTTATTAAGAAGGAAGTTAGGAATGAAACAGGACCCAGTTATGGGTATCCAAATACACACAAGTTGAACAAAGTGCAAAATTTCACATAGAGGGCGTGTCAATATACAGACACCCTCCAAGAAAACAGAACAGAAGCAGCATTTCATGGGGAATATTTATGCAATTGACTGCCAAGAAATTGAGTTTGAGAAAGCTTAAATGTGTAACTTTTTAAAGTTCatataaactattaaaaaaaaaatagcagatTGGTTTACAAAAAATGCCAGGTTTTAATTGTTGAAATTATCTGGTTGCACAGTATGTTGTGCGTTGGATTTCTTAAGTGAAACAATTAAGCAATTTTTCTGCAACAGACTGCCATAATGAAGAATAGAACTTTGAGTTCCTAAATTAAATGCAAACCAAGAAAGAAAGTACCTGAAGGGTAGGATTTCATCAACGTAATGAAAAGTTCGTCCAAGAGCAACAGATATGATGGTCATGGCCCTACAAATGATAAGCAGGTAACCTTTTAGGCAACATAAAAAGGGAAAACTCTTGGCAGAAAGTGTAGTAACTTGATCGACATACAGTTTAGGTAATGAGATTCTCTTTGCCATGCAACACTAACAGTTGGAATGGCATTAATTAGACTCTTGGAAGAAAGTATAGTAACTTGATTGACATACTGTTTAGTAGATGAGATTTTCTTTACCATGCAACACTAACAGTTGGAATGGCATCAATTTGCCATGTCAGAAACTACAATGATACAAGAATGTCAAGTTAAAGAACTTTTTGACTACTTTTCGAAACAGAGAGTTTTATACCCATACATGGAATCTCTTGATGTCTGAAGCACTCTCAGAACTTTACACGATAAATCATAAACACTTCATATGAGAAAATTCAGTAAAGAAAGTTAACTCTGTAAAGGACATCTAAATCACCGTGATTAAACAGAATAACATACGCAAGTGCACCAAAAGTCCCAGCAAACACAACTCCAGCAGAGTTCCTAGCAGCCAAAAGTGCCTGCAAAAGAAACCAAGCCATCACATTAAAAAGTCCAAAAGAATTTAGGATTGTGTTTTTGGACTAATGGACTTTGGCCGTTTCAGTTCTTACCGCAATAAAGAAGGTCTTGTCTCCTAGTTCAGAAAAAAAGATCAGCAAGAATGCCTGCAGTAGAAAAATATTGCATTCTTGTTACATTATATCATTGTATTGGTTATGGTAGCATAGAATATCAAAGGCTTATAAACTAAAGAAgcgaataaatataaaattaagttcaaaaaattaaaagcacatCATGATATCTAAGACTACAATAGATGAAGATAAAATTGCCAGTTTCTAAAAGTTAAAGGGAGATTTTCCTAACTGAAGCAAAACCTGTGCTAATATCACCAAGGTCCGATAAATAAGGAATTGACTGCAGCCCACTAGCAATATCAGGACCAGCTAATGCTGGTTGAGATCCTTGAAGTGTAAGAAAGCCAAACAGAAGCAGAGCCTTCAGAAAATGACCAACTGAATTATCAGCAAAAAGGACATCCCTAGCTTTAAGAAATTCCCTTTTTAAGTTCTCTGAAAATGCTTTATCTAGGGAACCATTATGATCCATAACATGCGTCGATCCGGTGGTCTTCCTGCAGCTTTTGTAATCAGGATGCCTTAACGCCTGCTCAAAATTAACATTACCAATGCACATTTTTGACGATAAAGTAAGgatgataattataatataactcATAAACTTTGAAAACAAGGTTGACATGTAACATTGGTTAAAATCCATAATCCTACACATCTTATAAATGGAAGTCTTTTTTGGATGCTAACAAATTCCAACGTTGAGGAATAATTTGATGTTTGACATGCAAGGCATGGACAGAATGAACTTTTGCATTGAACTAAATAAAATGGAGGTAACTCATTCATGTCCTGAAAAGAGTATATGGTTTCTGACCATGACATAGCAGAAGTTGGCCATGTATGTGACAGTCTACTTAGACCAAAAGTAACTTTACAATCCAATAGAGATTATCAATGGTCAATGCTAACTAAGACAACCATTAAGGTTGAGTGGAGAAATTATCCTTTAAGATACACTAATACATAAATTTTGTGCCTACAAGACTAATCAATCTAATAGATGTAGGACTAAGCAAATGTTTATTTAATACAGCATATGTTTATACAACTTCAATCATAGTTAGTTAAACTTTCAATGTTTTAGGAAggacaaggaaaaaaaataaaaaaaaattgtgcaaaGAGTCTTATTACACGGCCATTTGAGCTTTCATAAGCTAGCAAAAAGCGACCAAACCACTCCTCAAATGTGTTTGCAGACCACTGGCTAAAATACCTGCAAGATGAATATcgtaattttaaattaatctgCAAATAAAATGCTAATTCCATCCCTAAATTCATTAAGGAATTTTAAAGCCAAAagaatcataaaataaataaataaataaaaataaaaaaaggcatcGAAGTTCAGCGCTAATTGCATTTATCAGTTAATATCAATTCCACAATTCATACTAAAATTCTATACAATGTGCCTTcgtattattattcatttcaaTTCAAAATGACCCACCATTATCATGCTATGTCCCATATTGAGCAAGGCACATTGATTGCTAACTTGCtatataattttcttacaaACATTTCTCCAACTTAAACGTTTTTCCAGTCTCAGTTTTTCATATAGAAACTCCATCCCTTTCATAAAGgtagcaaaaaataaacaaaaagaactaaattttcattttttccaatACCATTTTACTAGAAAACagtaataaaaggaaaaaataaaataaaaattcaaaggtCAAAGAGTCACTTTCCTAGCCAAAATTTACCAACAACCAACCAAtagaagaaccaaaaaaaaaaaaaaaaaaaaaaaaaaaaagaaaaaaaaaagagagagagagagagatgggtaATTTATAAATTGGGTGGTTCACCTGGAGGAAATGAGAGTTGGGTTGCGAAGAGAAAGCTTGGAAGTAAAAAACTTGGAGCGAGATTTTAGTGAAAACAGACAACCTGTAAGTAATGGTTGTTTGGGAGGTTTAGGAAATAAACGAGGCAGTGAATGGGCCCCCATAACGCTCTCATAGAGCGATGTGGTTCCCATTCTCTAAACCccccaaataaaaaaagaaagaaggaaaagaaaaactgtGTTGGCTCAATTTAGTCTGTGCTCAGAGTCTCCGAGAAGTGTGAGTCTGTTAATACCATACATGTAGGAGAAGATGATGATAAGCTTTTTCAAGCTATGGTTTTTGCAAGCGCCAAGGCAGTCTCTCAGTCTTTATCTACTCCTCGTTAAAGTTTTCTACACGTGGCTGCTTTTTAACAACTTTCGTTTTCCCACGTGGAATTTCTGATtgtcgtcttttttttttttttttttttttggttttcttaacattaatttttgtttgtttttctgaaataaaataaaataaaataaaataaaaaacccaagCACCAAAAAGAATGtaaaaaatgtcaaaaagaGTTTATTTTGCCTAAGACCCAACACAAACAGCCCAATAGAAACCTAGATTCTGTAAGCCCCTCTTTCTCTCACAAAATTCACAGGCAGTGAAACCGAGTGCGAGCAAAGAATGAACAGGTTATGCAATTTCGCACTGAATTTCCAATTTAACAGTTTGTTTTAGCTTAAAAAATGGTCATGAATTGTTTTCTACAGTTTAAGGTTTTGGTGTCTACGTTGAGATTCTTTTTGGTTCGGTTTTGAATAAAGTTTTTTCTGAAAAATGGAGTCCTTATGTTTGAGTGAACAATGAAATACAAAAGGACTGGGTTAACTGGGTGCCTACTCTGGTCCGGTTCGATTTTGAGGAACCAGTGGAATGCCATATACTGATTTAAGATTAGGAAAACTTTTGAGTTCGTCTCtcatttgtgtgtgtatatgcaAGGatcattttctatttaatttgtttccattttttttttttctcttttttggggTGGGTGGTTGGTCTGATGAATTATCTTGTGCTGGTGACAGGTTGATCAGAAGGAAATTTGGTGAGGTTTACAGATTGAAAGTTCCCCAGAGAAATTTCTGTGCTAATGGAGCTGCTACAAATTCTGCCCAACCTGGCTATGTAACTATCttaattatatatcaaaatcataTTTGTTTATGTCTTAGTTGAAGCTTTTCATTACAAATGAACTCGTTCTTGGATTAACTTGCTCACATGTATGTTGGAAGAGTATTGGtggatttcattttatttctagtGTATTAAATTTCTGGATGTAGGTGTTATATATCTGTTTCCCTGGTTTCTACCTCGTTTTCCTTTGTGTGTAACTTGTCACATTCTTCCTTGCAATtcgtttatttttgaaatacgTAGATGTCAAATTTGGATTTGATTGATTTGCTTTAAAGTCACAGGACAGCAAAATTGGCCATTATGACATTGCTATTGTTGGAGGAGGCATGGTTGGCATGGCTTTTGCCTGTTCCTTGGGTAGGTAGTATTTTGTTATCTGTTTTAGTTACTTTCTTGTGAAAACAACATGTTCAGACtggcttttatttttatctaggaTTTTTACCCCCtctgttattgttattattttgttttcttctagCCAAGGGTAAATGTATCCAGGTTGGTTTCTAAATCAGTTATCGCACTagcctgatttttttttttttttttccttttttattaacTTACTTTATACCATGTGGTCCAACATCCACCATTGAAAGGTGAACAACTTTTCAGTGTTACATTGATTTTGATTGGGTTATGAGATGAGAAGAAATTTGTTCGATTATCCTGTTCTTTAATCTATTATGTTAATCTTGCCAAATCTGCATACTGTAGTTATTGATTTGAGAGTAGAAAATATTTGCCATAGTCTCTTTTAGTGCATAAATGCTGTTGCattttatatttacaaactATCATGATATTCTTGTGTATTTGCAGCAAGCATGCCATTGACAAAGGACTTGAATGTTGCCATTATCGATAGCAATCCTGCATTATCTAGTGGAGTCTCCATCAAGAAAGAAGAACCCCCTGATCCAAGGGTCAGTACAGTAACTCCGGCTACTATATCAATCTTCAAAGGTATATTAATTGCATATCATTTGATTAAAGACATTTCTGCCAACTTTAGTTCAATTTATAGATGGAGCCTGAAGTCCTGAAAACttaatatttccataaaatgtcatatattactttattttaGATTTCAATTATCTGATTCATCCTCTAGAAATCCCATTCATATTCAGTGTATGTATTGCATTTTCCAGCTTTTCTATTCTGAAAGTTCTTCATCTCCCCTTTAGACCAATCTTTTGCCTTAATTGTTTATGATTACTGCTCTGTTTGGCTTATGTTTCCCTTTGGTTGTAAGGATGTTCTTGTCTATCATTTTTGGAGCCATAATTTCTGGAACTGCAGCTTCATTCTCAAGCAGGCGAAGATAAATGTTTAACATATTTTGAAACTATTGTCTATTTGGCAGAGATTGGTGCTTGGAAATATATTGAACAGAATCGACATGCATATTTTGATAAGATGCAGGTGATTCCTCCtacttatccttttttttttttttttttttttacctgtaAGTGTTTTTATTATCTTGTTTGAAATTGTTGAATATGATGTTTCTTTATAACTTTTGCTATTGATTTTTTCAGCCCTGGGTGTTCCTTAACTtaattactattgttattattaatattctaatCTATCACACCCATAGGAAGCTAGTATTAAAACGAGTAATAATAATGAGTTTATCTATTCCTTTATCGCTTCTGTAGGTTTGGGACTACACTGGCTTGGGATATACAAGATATAATGCAAGAGATGCAAATAAGGAAGTTCTAGGGTAAGCAACCCAATATCAATCAGGCAAATATAGATTACTAATAGCAGGGAATGCTGATTTGAACTTTCTGTGTCAGGTGTGTGGTGGAAAATAGGGTGCTGCTGAGTTCCCTTTTGTCATGTCTACAGGTATTTACCATGGAGgaagaaattatttgttataaacGAAATATTTGTCATTTATGCACTTTCTAATTTCTGATGATTAGatccttttattttatctctTCAGACAAGAAACTTTGAAGAAAGCTTTACTATCTTGTCcttaaaacttatttttcctCATTATAATTTCTCCTCGGAATAATTAAACTATTTCATAGTCTTCACTTAAGATTTAGTTCTAGTGCTTTGCTATTTTGTAAACCTATGTCTTATATGGTATACTTGTGGAAAGCCTTGATACTTTTAGATCTAAGAAGTTTTAAGTTTTAACAGAGTGCAGATTTTCGGAAGACTATCTACCCATCCAGATTGTTGACTTTACATCGGAACTCTTCATCCACAAAGGTGGACAGTCATTCCTCTGGGTTGCCATTACATGGGCAGGGGAATTTGGTGAAGCTGGATCTAATTGATGGCAGCAGCCTACATGCAAAATTAGTGGTAACTTTAAATTGCATTTAAGAGTTGCATTGCCTTCCTTTTATCCCTTTAAACTGTTATTGTGGCGAGCTGGGTTGTTTAGGTTTGTCATTAGTAAGTTATTGGTTGGTGTCAAGTTATATGGTGTTTATTGCAGGTTGGAGCTGATGGTTCCAAGTCCCGTGTTAGGGAGTTAGCAGGAATTAAAACAACTGGATGGAATTATTCACAAAATGCAATCATATGTACAGTTGAACATGCTGTAGAAAATCAATGTGCATGGCAACGATTTCTTCCCGCTGGACCAATTGCTCTTCTGCCAGTTGGtgataattttagtaatattgtTTGGACCATGAACCCAAAAGAGGCAAATGACCATAAAATGATGAATGGAGATGAATTTATAAAGGATGTAAATCATGCTTTGGATTATGGATTTGGCCCCCATCCTAAGTCAAGCATGTTTGGAGATGGAGGCATATTTTCTTGGCTTAAAGCAGATGTGACGTCAGCTAGTGAGTTCTTTGAAATTCCACCAAAAGTGATCAGGTTGGTGTCGGATAGGATGATGTTTCCATTGTCTTTGATGCATGCCAATAACTATGCATCAAAGAATATTGTTCTAATAGGTGATTCGGCACATACTGTTCATCCTTTGGCTGGTCAAGGTGTCAATTTGGGTTTTGGAGATGCATTTGCTCTTTCAAGAGTCATTGCTGAGGGTATTGCAGTTGGAACTGACATTGGGGAGGTATGTGATTCTGAGTGTTATGTGAATTGTTAGAGAacacaaataaaatgaaactcCTTATAGCTGCCCTTAGCCACATATTTGTTGTATATGTAGGTCAGTATGTATTGTACAAATTATAAACAAGGACCAAGTGTTCTCTAATTTCTGTCTTGGTTGTTTTTGAGTAGTGAATATGTTAAATTCTTATTCACTGTTCTTAAGACCCAAAGCATGTTTCACATCTGTTGTAACATAGACAGAGTGATgggatttttaatttatgcaggTGACAATGTTGAAAAAATTTGAAGTGGAGAGGAAAACGGCAAATATTGCAATGATGGCAATCCTGGATGGGTTCCAAAAAGCATATTCAGTTGATTTTGGACCTCTAAATATATTGCGTGCTGCAGCTTTTCATGTGGCGCAGCATGTTTCACCGCTGAAAAGAGGTATAATTTCATATGCATCTGGAGAGCAAAGATTGCCACTTTTCTCTTGAAAACAATGTACATATTGCTGATCGaggtactctttttttttttttttttttttaaaaaaaaaaaattggtggagTATATtcgttaaaagaaaaaaaagaaaaaaagaaaaaaaaaagaaaaagaaatgaaatgctTCTGCTTCAATTTTGTAAACAGTAATTTCGATTGtcttaagaaaaataaagagttgCTTGGATGACTTGCCTTGTTCCAGTTCTAGTGGATGTGTGATTATTGTTGGCATATGCAATTTAACATTTTGGTCAAATCGTTTATGAGATGTATTATGTGGAAAATGCATTGTCATTTCTGAAACTTGGGTCTAGGGGTCTCTGAAGCATATGAATCATTCATGAGAAATATAGAGTCAATCTTGAATCCATTGGATGGGAACAGAGCAAGAACCAGATAACTTTGTCAACAAACCTAACCTTACTGAGAAAAAGAAGTTATTTTGGCTTCTTTTTCAGCATTTAGAATGAAGCAAGCAAATAAGCACACTAAaatccaaacccaaaaaaaaaaaaaaaaaaaaaaaagaatagagaaagcaaattaaaatcagctagaataataaaactttttatgaCTGCCAAATTTTTGCAGCATTTGATCTGGAAGGAAACAAGAGGGACAAACAAATCAATGTGCCATAAATGACTTGTTACCAACATTCATATAGCTTAATATCAACTCGAAGCCTGAAGTAGACTTCCCCTTCAAATGCATCAGTCATCAAAGTAGCAACTCCTCGAGACATGAAGAAGTCCCCGGTACCACCAATCACCGAAATATCCCGGGTCTTGTTCATTAATGGATCAGCCCCAGCGAAGTTGATGCTTCCCCTGTGCTGGGTAGAGTTGAAGACGAAGGAGAAGCCAAGCCATGCTGTGAATATATCTTTCTTGTCATAGATATAGAATCCCTGAGCACGACCCACTGGTGTCGAATGAAGATTGTTGTCGAGCGTAATGGGGTCATCAAACACAACCAAGTTGCCAAAATGGTTCTGTCCTGCCAATATGGTCCTGTTGCCCCAAGCTGGTGCACCTACAATGGCTGCAGTTGCATTTTTGGCATTCTTTCCATTGTATATTATGTCGTGGAAGTAAAACACCAATCTTTTACAGGGTTGATGAGCCCGGATTCTCTTGCCACGGTGTAATCCACTAGAGCAAGAGAtgaggaggaggaagaagaaaagagctAAAACGGATTTGAAAGCTGCCATGTTTGAGGAGCATAAGAGAAATGCAAACAAGTTTGTTATgcttgaaggagatggtgaggTAGCATGGTCTGGATCTTCATTATATAAGGATTTTGAAAGTAGCCAGTGCTAGGgaatttgatgaaattgttCTAACTTTGCTTATACGTCATCTTTATAGACCAACCAAAGGATCAAAAAcgaggatttttctttttgcatattGAGCTATATTAATTtaccaacaaatatatatatatatatatatatatatatatagagagagagagagagagagagagagctataTTAACTTTTATCATTTCATCACTTCATATTTACGACTTACTTCATCATTCGTCGTGGACCAATATGCTTTTCCTTGCTGTGGAGTTGAGTAGTAAAAGCAGGTTAAGCAATTAATTCATTCGATTAATTTGAACGAACCCAATTTTTGATCATAACCTATGATACATATGGTATAAAAATGCGTTCAAGACCATAAATGCTTAGTATTTTCATTAGGcacttaaattgatttaaagaagcagaagaagctACTTGCAGTGCAATATAATGCAGATGTagtatatataaacaattttgcaTGTAATTTAACTTGGTTCTATAAGTCCTATCTTTAAGTTGCAAATAAGTTTTACATTCAAAGTTAGATATATACCCTTGTCAATGCAATAAACTATTCATTACTTGCTCCAAAATTGAAGACTAAGCATTTTCTGCTgtgtaaaattaattagttttttctaTAGAGGCATTGGGTTTGATCAAGTTagccaaaaacaaacaaataaatacctaAAATAAAACGTACTCTTTCCTCTATCGACTATCATTGGTAATCCAAATCTATCTATATGTATTTTACAATAATCTATGGAACTAATATAATTGATGCCCAATTTTACCTACTGAGGATTCTATTGGTTGCATGAATAGCGGAAACAttgaacaaattaataattgaaaccTTTTTCCGAGTCTAAATATGGAAAGCTAACATACATTAAGGTCCAAAAAGCAGTGGAGTAAGGTTGCACTTCTTCTATAATTAGGGAAAGTTCATGATTAGAGTTAATGACTCCAACATCCCATGCCAAATTatagaataatattatttattattatcaataacaTCTATATGCTGTCTAACAACTGTTTATAAgtcatattttttcaaattagaattttaaaataacaaataaatatataattaaatactgttaattaacaattattatatCAACAAAGGTTTACCGGTGATTATCAATATCACTGATAAATAACAAAACTCAGTCTTATATGTACATCTTTGTACTGCTTACAGATCCaccctctctttatatttttgtttagttaGCACTTCAATGAAGATAACAAAATCGCTTGCAGTTGGTATTGTTGGTGCCAAACAGGTCAGAGTGCTCATCTAGCTggacaaaaagtcaaaagaGATGGtccaggatatatatatatatatatatatatattttgtttgtgaagtAAAGAAAGAGATGGCCTACATTTGCTTGCTGAAATAATTCGGCCACACCAATTTTAGCCTACCATGGacctcaaaattttcaatcaaaatattttattatttttttataaaagaaaaacattttgttgaatttgaatgaaatatatatacacacatatatatacaattatttttttaatattaaagttgGAACGGTTCAAATTCTTAATctttattaaacaaaatattgattttactaTTAGATTGTCTTCCAAAAACTAAAGTACCCTTGTGTTAAATCCAACTGGGGAATAACTAATTGTAGAAATTAAAGAGACCAAATTAAATAGAAGTATTATAAATAaggagtttttaaaaaaaattcttaaattatcaaatataagttcaaaaaaaaaaaagtcaataccaaataaatgatataaaaagTAGAAAGTATTGTCAAAGTATAATTAATTCGTGCGGGTAAATCTTGGTTTTCCAAGACTTTTTAAATTCAATCAATATGTTGAACACTTCAATAAGCAATAATGTTATcaaaagaattattatttttttaattttttggtaaataaaatgaattaacTATATTTATATCATAGTGGAAAAGGGAAACCAAAAtacaacaaacaaaaattaaagattaaaaaataaaaaaatagtaaaggaGACCAACAATACTtatcatttctctctctctaaacaTGAAATATAAAGGTCGCTCATGCACAGTGTTTAAAAGAAGAACCTTTTAGGTGATTATGCGACTCTTGCCAGCTGCTACAAATAATCGTAGATTTCTTTCCCCTCCAACCcatcccaccaaaaaaaaaaaaaaaaaaaaaaaaaaccaaaaaatgccATACCAAATTGttaatacaaaacaaaacccaCATATATCAGCTTGATACATGGCCTTATttaattagcatttttttttttttttgcaaataaaaaaaaaatatagtaattaaATTACCAGCATTCATATAGCTTTATATCAACCCGAAGCCTGAAATAAACTTCATTTTCAAAAGCATCAGTCATCAAAGTAGCAATTCCTCTAGACATGAAGAAATCACCTGTACCACCAACCACTGAAATATCCCTAGTCTTGTTCAAAGGGTCAGCTCCAATGAAATTCAAAGTCCCTCTATGGTCAGTGGAATTGAACCAGAAAGAAAATCCAAGCCAAGCAGTGAAATAGTCTTTTCTATCGTATATGTAGAAACCTTGTGCTCTACCAACCGGTGGTGAATGCAGATTGTTGTCCAACGTAATTGGATCATCGAAAACCACCACGTCTCCAAAATGGTTTTGTCCTGCTAAAATTGTTTTGTTTCCCCAAGGTGGTGAGCCTATGATTGCTGAAGTCGCATTCTTTGAATTTTGGCCATTGTAGATAATGTCATGGAAATAGAAAACCAAGCTTT comes from Ziziphus jujuba cultivar Dongzao chromosome 6, ASM3175591v1 and encodes:
- the LOC107430217 gene encoding GDT1-like protein 1, chloroplastic isoform X1, with the protein product MGTTSLYESVMGAHSLPRLFPKPPKQPLLTGCLFSLKSRSKFFTSKLSLRNPTLISSRYFSQWSANTFEEWFGRFLLAYESSNGRALRHPDYKSCRKTTGSTHVMDHNGSLDKAFSENLKREFLKARDVLFADNSVGHFLKALLLFGFLTLQGSQPALAGPDIASGLQSIPYLSDLGDISTGFASAFLLIFFSELGDKTFFIAALLAARNSAGVVFAGTFGALAAMTIISVALGRTFHYVDEILPFRFGETDLPIDDIAAVLLLVYFGVSTLLDATSSDSVKADEEQKEAELAVSEFSGNGAGILAAANTVISTFILVFVAEWGDKSFFSTIALAAASSPLGVIGGALAGHGVATLLAVLGGSLLGTFLSEKAISYIGGVLFLVFAAVTLVEIVN
- the LOC107430217 gene encoding GDT1-like protein 1, chloroplastic isoform X2, giving the protein MGTTSLYESVMGAHSLPRLFPKPPKQPLLTGCLFSLKSRSKFFTSKLSLRNPTLISSRYFSQWSANTFEEWFGRFLLAYESSNGRALRHPDYKSCRKTTGSTHVMDHNGSLDKAFSENLKREFLKARDVLFADNSVGHFLKALLLFGFLTLQGSQPALAGPDIASGLQSIPYLSDLGDISTGFASAFLLIFFSELGDKTFFIAALLAARNSAGVVFAGTFGALAAMTIISVALGRTFHYVDEILPFRFGETDLPIDDIAAVLLLVYFGVSTLLDATSSDSVKADEEQKEAELAVSEFSGNGAGILAAANTVISTFILVFVAEWGDKSFFSTIALAAASSPLGVIGGALAGHGVATLAISYIGGVLFLVFAAVTLVEIVN